One Microscilla marina ATCC 23134 DNA window includes the following coding sequences:
- a CDS encoding O-acetyl-ADP-ribose deacetylase encodes MNSKISYKQGDLTIEVVDAIVNAANTSLRGGGGVDGAIHRKGGEDILRDCYKIIARQGGCKVGEAVITTAGRLPAKHIIHTVGPTWSGGYNNEKELLKSAYLNSLKLAVAHELKTVAFPNISTGIYKFPKRKAADIAIKTVSDFVESDEGASLESVIFVCFDEENLQIYKDAFKASSNTQQRLF; translated from the coding sequence ATGAACTCAAAAATTAGTTATAAACAAGGGGACCTAACCATTGAAGTAGTAGATGCTATTGTAAATGCAGCCAACACTTCGTTACGAGGTGGCGGGGGTGTAGATGGAGCCATTCACCGCAAAGGTGGCGAAGATATACTAAGGGATTGTTATAAAATAATTGCCCGACAAGGAGGTTGTAAAGTAGGAGAGGCAGTGATTACAACTGCTGGAAGGCTCCCTGCTAAACATATCATTCATACAGTAGGACCTACTTGGTCGGGAGGGTATAATAACGAAAAAGAATTGCTAAAGAGTGCCTACTTAAACAGCCTCAAACTTGCAGTGGCCCACGAACTTAAAACGGTGGCTTTTCCTAATATAAGCACAGGGATTTATAAATTTCCTAAACGTAAAGCCGCAGATATAGCCATCAAAACAGTCAGCGATTTTGTAGAAAGTGACGAAGGAGCAAGCCTTGAATCGGTTATTTTTGTTTGTTTTGATGAAGAAAATCTACAAATCTATAAGGATGCTTTTAAGGCAAGTAGTAATACTCAACAAAGGTTATTTTAA
- a CDS encoding HAMP domain-containing sensor histidine kinase: MRFKLLTTFLFFSIIIIVVASIGFWFHSKSSKISTIAVNLENVLVNTFKVIKLEQDFFDYETNNPNFYAQGSSKYITKHKNLVADVNKHLYTLVSFEEVQALDIDQTVVETEAKKILHELQNYETSFDQIVQLTRRLGFKNYGIKGEMQRYTEALEKLTSLNQIKLLTLKQYERDYLILKDIKYAQQLEKLCLQWQTDVILNPQVRHNDKIRAQQLLRDYLKTFKEMVALKQRIGVGAGKGLTHELRAYADNLSKFTQNFVSKINQRAANISADFENIFIAMVIATVVLSIVMSIYFSTVITRPIVGLSRYINKTVNSNFSENLSIKESNSQDEVGQLTRNFNRMLQEMQRQLTEIREQSLILEHQNEELNNVNELSQASEEHLIKLNVVKDKLLAILSHDLRSPFNTIKGFLQVLLHHINGFSKDEIRHFAEDMDKAVQRVIDLLENLLQWSLVQTDDFEYVPEEFDLAPVIQDNVVLYEKAALEKQISLMIHIEPQTYVKADKNMLDFVLRNLLSNAIKFTYPKNQINIYTKREGDFIKVSIIDKGVGIKADALEKIFSPEIHLSTHGTANEKGTGFGLLLCKEFVEKNGGQLEIESEEGVGTQVMFQLQAIDQPEM, encoded by the coding sequence TTGAGATTCAAGCTTTTGACTACGTTTTTGTTTTTTAGCATTATCATCATAGTAGTTGCTAGTATAGGCTTTTGGTTTCATAGCAAAAGCAGTAAAATATCTACCATTGCTGTTAACCTTGAAAATGTGTTGGTAAATACTTTTAAGGTGATCAAGCTGGAGCAAGATTTTTTTGACTATGAAACCAACAATCCCAACTTTTATGCTCAAGGCAGTAGTAAGTACATTACAAAGCACAAAAATTTGGTAGCAGATGTTAATAAACATTTATATACACTGGTAAGCTTTGAAGAGGTGCAAGCACTCGACATAGACCAGACTGTAGTAGAAACTGAAGCCAAAAAAATTCTACACGAGTTACAAAACTATGAGACATCTTTTGATCAAATAGTACAACTTACCCGTCGTTTGGGTTTCAAAAATTACGGCATCAAAGGTGAAATGCAGCGATACACTGAGGCCTTAGAAAAGCTTACTTCACTTAATCAAATCAAGCTGTTAACCCTTAAACAATACGAGCGCGATTACCTCATACTAAAAGATATAAAATACGCCCAACAGTTAGAAAAGCTTTGCCTACAATGGCAAACAGATGTAATACTTAACCCACAAGTACGCCACAATGACAAAATTAGGGCACAACAACTACTCAGAGACTACCTAAAAACATTCAAAGAAATGGTAGCGCTCAAACAACGTATTGGAGTAGGAGCTGGCAAGGGGCTCACCCACGAGTTACGAGCTTACGCCGACAACCTTTCAAAGTTTACCCAAAACTTTGTAAGTAAAATCAATCAACGAGCAGCCAATATAAGTGCCGATTTCGAGAATATATTTATTGCAATGGTTATTGCAACAGTAGTATTGAGCATTGTTATGAGCATTTATTTTTCAACTGTGATCACTCGCCCCATTGTGGGTTTGTCTCGGTACATTAACAAAACAGTCAACAGTAATTTTTCAGAAAACCTCTCTATCAAAGAAAGTAACTCACAGGATGAAGTAGGGCAGCTTACCCGCAACTTTAATCGCATGTTGCAGGAAATGCAGCGCCAACTTACTGAAATAAGGGAGCAGTCACTTATACTGGAACACCAAAACGAAGAACTCAATAATGTAAACGAGCTATCACAAGCATCAGAAGAGCACCTCATAAAACTTAATGTAGTAAAAGACAAGTTGCTTGCAATACTATCACACGACCTACGTAGCCCCTTCAATACGATCAAAGGTTTTTTACAGGTTTTACTACACCACATCAACGGTTTTTCAAAAGACGAGATTCGGCACTTTGCCGAAGATATGGACAAGGCTGTACAACGTGTTATAGATTTATTGGAAAACCTCTTGCAATGGTCACTTGTTCAAACCGATGACTTTGAATATGTGCCAGAAGAATTTGACCTTGCCCCTGTTATTCAAGACAATGTGGTATTGTATGAAAAAGCAGCCCTTGAGAAACAAATAAGCCTGATGATTCATATTGAGCCTCAAACTTATGTAAAAGCAGATAAAAATATGCTTGATTTTGTGTTACGCAACTTATTATCTAATGCTATCAAGTTTACCTATCCCAAAAACCAAATAAACATTTATACAAAAAGAGAAGGGGACTTTATTAAGGTAAGTATTATCGATAAAGGTGTAGGAATCAAAGCAGATGCATTGGAAAAAATATTTTCGCCCGAAATTCACTTATCTACCCACGGTACTGCCAATGAAAAAGGTACTGGATTTGGACTGTTGTTATGTAAAGAGTTTGTAGAAAAAAACGGTGGACAACTTGAAATTGAAAGCGAAGAAGGGGTAGGTACCCAGGTAATGTTTCAACTACAGGCCATTGACCAACCCGAAATGTAA
- a CDS encoding cell division ATP-binding protein FtsE encodes MSFLAPDNIIEVNNANIYQQASLVLSGLNFTIQKGEFVYIIGRTGTGKSSLLKTLYADLPLRKGQVHVAGFEVNQLLHREVPFLRRKLGIVFQDFQLLPDRNIADNLTFVMRATGWKNTQKIQQRITDLLQQVDLPGINKKFPHQLSGGEQQRVVIARALINEPMVLLADEPTGNLDPDMSEEILKLFQRINNSGTAILMATHDYEVLEKFPARVLKCANGVIEDLKVFP; translated from the coding sequence ATGTCATTCTTAGCTCCTGACAACATCATTGAAGTAAACAATGCCAACATTTACCAACAAGCATCCCTTGTACTTTCAGGCTTAAACTTTACCATACAGAAAGGGGAGTTTGTATACATTATAGGAAGAACAGGCACTGGAAAGAGCTCTTTATTGAAAACGTTGTATGCTGACTTACCACTACGCAAAGGACAAGTACATGTGGCAGGTTTTGAGGTAAACCAGTTGCTTCACAGAGAGGTACCCTTTCTCAGACGTAAACTAGGCATTGTTTTTCAGGATTTTCAACTACTCCCCGACCGTAACATTGCTGATAACCTGACTTTTGTAATGAGAGCTACTGGCTGGAAAAATACCCAGAAAATACAACAACGCATCACTGACCTCTTGCAGCAAGTAGACTTGCCTGGAATCAACAAAAAATTTCCCCATCAACTCTCAGGAGGTGAACAACAACGGGTAGTGATTGCCCGTGCTTTGATCAATGAACCTATGGTACTACTAGCTGACGAACCCACCGGAAACCTTGATCCTGATATGTCGGAAGAGATTCTGAAACTATTTCAAAGAATTAATAACAGTGGCACTGCTATACTCATGGCAACACACGACTACGAGGTACTCGAAAAATTTCCTGCCAGGGTATTAAAGTGCGCCAATGGGGTAATAGAAGACTTAAAAGTTTTTCCTTGA
- a CDS encoding WGR domain-containing protein, translating into MKTLTKDAVKEAAEDLIEAFGTTTTLDVKNKLRQQGFQALQAEVSTLMDEVTAEESWQFNHNGRYRVYRFGPDSNDTFHKYLENGQQFWEVLASDKELVVNEGVVGTNGQMQKQTFPTNRKTIAQSKKLYQEQKQVGYAEATDQRLPFALRKKYANYLSKKPTSYTIGFFDVSALEKQATEFTLTNQQTTKGYIIQSKNVGYDFTWELPQSKISLADILKNTQVIDQLFKHDKRSVTGEKIKTTKAYQQNEEALIAYEAYKPQAAASLIEIKASIDNVYKIDISFEGGDQISLSKFDLNLQQELLPVARQILIQAG; encoded by the coding sequence ATGAAAACCCTTACCAAAGACGCCGTAAAAGAAGCAGCTGAAGACCTGATAGAAGCATTTGGCACCACTACCACCTTAGATGTAAAAAATAAACTACGTCAACAAGGGTTTCAGGCGCTTCAGGCAGAAGTTTCCACTTTGATGGATGAAGTAACTGCTGAAGAAAGCTGGCAGTTTAACCATAATGGACGCTACCGTGTATACAGGTTTGGTCCTGATAGCAATGATACCTTTCATAAATACCTGGAAAATGGGCAGCAATTTTGGGAGGTGCTTGCCTCTGACAAAGAGTTGGTTGTAAACGAAGGAGTAGTAGGTACCAATGGACAAATGCAAAAACAAACCTTTCCTACCAATCGTAAAACAATTGCACAAAGCAAGAAGCTATACCAAGAACAAAAACAAGTCGGGTATGCTGAAGCAACCGATCAGCGCTTGCCTTTTGCACTTAGAAAAAAGTATGCTAATTACCTAAGCAAAAAACCAACGAGCTATACCATTGGTTTCTTTGATGTATCAGCCTTAGAAAAACAAGCTACAGAGTTTACACTTACCAATCAGCAAACCACCAAAGGGTATATCATTCAGTCTAAGAATGTAGGTTATGACTTTACCTGGGAACTACCTCAGTCAAAAATAAGTCTTGCTGATATTCTAAAAAATACCCAAGTAATTGATCAGCTTTTTAAGCATGATAAAAGGAGTGTTACAGGCGAAAAGATCAAGACAACCAAGGCTTACCAACAAAATGAAGAAGCATTGATAGCTTATGAAGCCTACAAGCCCCAAGCAGCGGCTTCTCTTATAGAAATAAAGGCATCAATAGATAATGTATACAAAATTGATATTTCATTTGAAGGAGGCGATCAAATCAGTCTTAGCAAGTTTGATTTAAACCTACAACAAGAGCTGTTGCCCGTAGCAAGGCAAATTCTTATACAAGCAGGCTAA
- a CDS encoding type III pantothenate kinase: protein MLLAVDIGNSNIVLGLYHQNEWMYHWRLQTITEKSASEYEMNLRTYFLEQNLAISDVNHIALSSVVPGLIPVLRDMLWHLFGKEPLVVTPEVIKQLPVGVQKPHEIGSDLVANAVAGYDMFKDNCIVVDFGTALTFTTISTKGNILGVAIAPGLKTSIYALYKNTAKLPDIEIPLELPDSAIGKNTEHALQAGVLLGYVGLVEHLIAHIRQELGGNCKIVATGGLSSVIIPLKQQFDAIEPMLTMDGLRLINEYMHQKQG from the coding sequence ATGTTGTTAGCTGTAGACATTGGTAATTCTAATATTGTATTAGGGCTTTATCATCAGAACGAATGGATGTACCACTGGCGTTTACAAACCATTACCGAAAAAAGTGCCTCTGAGTACGAAATGAACCTTCGCACCTATTTTCTTGAACAAAATCTGGCAATCAGCGATGTCAATCATATTGCGCTAAGCAGCGTAGTACCAGGACTTATTCCTGTATTGCGCGATATGTTATGGCATTTGTTTGGCAAAGAGCCATTGGTGGTTACTCCTGAGGTAATTAAGCAACTACCGGTAGGTGTACAAAAGCCTCACGAAATAGGCTCCGACCTGGTAGCAAATGCAGTAGCAGGCTATGATATGTTTAAAGATAATTGTATTGTAGTTGATTTTGGTACAGCCCTTACGTTTACTACAATATCAACAAAAGGTAATATTTTAGGTGTAGCCATTGCTCCAGGGCTCAAAACTTCTATTTATGCATTGTATAAAAACACCGCCAAACTGCCTGATATAGAAATTCCACTTGAGTTGCCTGACTCTGCCATTGGAAAAAACACCGAACACGCTTTACAAGCAGGGGTTTTGCTAGGGTATGTGGGGTTGGTAGAGCACTTGATTGCTCATATTCGCCAAGAGTTAGGAGGAAACTGTAAGATAGTAGCTACAGGAGGATTGTCATCGGTTATTATTCCTCTCAAGCAACAGTTTGATGCTATAGAGCCAATGTTGACAATGGATGGTTTACGTTTGATTAATGAGTACATGCATCAAAAACAGGGGTGA
- a CDS encoding DUF1573 domain-containing protein has translation MKKQLFILLALAVVVSGVFAFTTVNKVDGPKFKWSKTIHDFGKIEQGKPVKTAFEFTNSGNAPIIITKVQTSCGCTASEYPKTPIMPGQTKKIKVGYNAAAMGTFSKTITVMSNSEKPTTVLFIKGEVVAKKK, from the coding sequence ATGAAAAAACAACTATTTATTCTTTTAGCACTTGCAGTAGTAGTAAGCGGAGTATTTGCTTTCACTACTGTAAATAAAGTTGATGGTCCTAAATTTAAATGGAGCAAGACTATACATGATTTTGGTAAAATAGAGCAAGGTAAACCTGTAAAAACAGCGTTTGAATTTACAAATAGCGGCAATGCTCCTATTATTATTACTAAAGTACAAACATCTTGTGGATGTACTGCCTCTGAATACCCCAAAACCCCTATCATGCCAGGGCAAACCAAAAAAATAAAAGTAGGTTATAATGCGGCAGCAATGGGTACTTTTAGTAAAACAATTACAGTAATGTCTAACTCAGAAAAACCCACTACTGTATTATTTATTAAGGGAGAAGTGGTTGCTAAGAAAAAATAA
- the fsa gene encoding fructose-6-phosphate aldolase — protein MKFFIDTANLKEIQEAQDLGVLDGVTTNPSLMAKEGISGKHNVMAHYARICDIVDGDVSAEVIATDYEGMVAEGEELAAIHPRIVVKIPMIKDGVRALKYFSKQGIKTNCTLVFSSGQALLAAKAGATYVSPFIGRLDDVSTDGLQLIDQIVHIYNTYEFNTQVLAASVRHTMHLIKCAELGADVATCPSNVILGLLKHPLTDIGLSKFLSDHKKAESTAQNA, from the coding sequence ATGAAGTTTTTTATAGATACTGCCAACCTGAAAGAGATTCAGGAGGCACAGGATTTAGGTGTTTTAGATGGTGTAACTACTAACCCTTCGCTTATGGCAAAAGAGGGGATCAGTGGAAAGCACAATGTAATGGCACATTACGCCAGAATTTGCGACATTGTAGATGGAGATGTAAGCGCAGAAGTAATAGCCACTGACTATGAAGGAATGGTAGCAGAAGGTGAAGAACTGGCCGCTATTCACCCTCGTATTGTGGTAAAAATACCTATGATTAAAGATGGAGTGCGTGCACTGAAATATTTTTCTAAGCAAGGCATCAAAACCAATTGTACTTTGGTATTTTCTTCAGGGCAAGCATTGCTTGCCGCTAAAGCTGGCGCTACTTATGTATCTCCTTTTATTGGCCGTTTAGACGATGTAAGTACTGATGGTTTACAATTGATAGACCAGATTGTACACATTTATAATACTTATGAATTTAACACTCAAGTATTGGCTGCTTCAGTTCGCCATACAATGCACCTTATCAAGTGTGCTGAATTAGGCGCTGATGTAGCAACCTGCCCTTCAAATGTAATTTTGGGTCTATTAAAACATCCATTGACTGATATAGGCTTGAGCAAGTTTTTGTCAGACCATAAAAAAGCAGAGTCTACTGCCCAAAACGCTTAG
- a CDS encoding GWxTD domain-containing protein, translating into MRKRLLFMFFAIVPLFLPLQGCLLSTGQKTSNKKTTNSTSKPKAIATTRKRPSIAKPMTMLHRVIAKDERLHVFLQLNIPRLRNASNLIEMLQDVSLKYGVLPNYRSKEFIETQTLKLTPETITKQGADFYYNFSIPKKTMPSAVMLIEANDSKTGQRITLDVPLEFVVNKIRQSFSIFDAQGKQPLFRNYFLNKASIQIKDLAGTNKTLLIKHYKHNFKAARPPMSLSRRNIKKKMEVDSTFKVQTNTQLNLKKPGLYIVQADTNQYYGISFIVAEHRYPKFSKIVDLIDPLTYITTKGELNKLKQSSEKKKDLDRLWLELMSGNIKVAKRSIREYYRRVKLANKFFTTYKPGWKTDKGMVFIVFGNPTRVVRTRNKEMWTYAQSASFSDIHFTFLRNPNQFVDNHYTLVRYPEYEQVWYPKIEQWREGKIGS; encoded by the coding sequence ATGAGAAAAAGATTGCTGTTCATGTTTTTTGCCATTGTGCCTCTTTTCTTGCCCCTGCAAGGGTGTTTGCTTAGCACTGGGCAAAAAACGTCTAATAAAAAGACAACCAACTCTACCTCGAAACCCAAAGCGATTGCTACTACCCGAAAAAGACCTTCTATTGCCAAACCTATGACTATGCTACACCGGGTAATAGCAAAAGATGAACGTTTACATGTTTTTTTACAGCTTAATATCCCACGCTTAAGAAATGCTTCAAACCTGATAGAAATGCTACAGGATGTATCGTTGAAGTACGGGGTTTTGCCTAATTACCGTAGTAAAGAATTTATAGAAACCCAAACTCTCAAGCTTACTCCAGAAACAATAACCAAACAAGGAGCTGATTTTTATTACAACTTTAGCATACCCAAAAAAACAATGCCCAGTGCTGTAATGTTGATAGAAGCCAATGACAGCAAAACCGGGCAAAGAATCACTTTGGATGTACCCCTAGAGTTTGTTGTAAATAAAATACGCCAAAGCTTTAGTATTTTTGACGCCCAAGGCAAGCAACCTCTTTTTCGCAACTACTTTTTAAATAAAGCCAGCATTCAAATCAAGGACTTGGCTGGTACCAATAAAACCCTCCTTATAAAGCACTATAAGCATAACTTTAAGGCGGCTCGTCCACCTATGTCATTGTCGCGTCGTAACATTAAGAAAAAAATGGAAGTGGACAGTACATTTAAGGTACAAACTAATACTCAGTTGAACCTTAAAAAACCAGGCTTGTATATAGTACAGGCAGACACTAACCAATACTATGGCATTAGTTTTATTGTAGCCGAACACCGTTACCCTAAATTTAGCAAAATAGTAGACTTGATAGATCCATTGACATACATTACTACCAAAGGTGAGTTGAACAAGCTCAAGCAATCGTCGGAAAAGAAAAAAGATTTAGACAGGCTTTGGCTTGAGCTTATGTCGGGCAACATAAAGGTAGCCAAACGAAGCATTCGTGAATATTACCGCCGGGTAAAACTTGCCAACAAGTTTTTTACTACTTATAAACCAGGTTGGAAAACTGATAAGGGAATGGTTTTTATTGTGTTTGGCAACCCTACCAGAGTAGTGCGTACCCGTAATAAAGAGATGTGGACTTATGCCCAAAGTGCCAGTTTCTCAGACATCCATTTTACATTTTTACGCAACCCTAATCAATTTGTAGACAACCATTACACTTTGGTGCGTTACCCCGAATATGAGCAGGTGTGGTACCCCAAAATAGAACAATGGCGGGAAGGTAAAATAGGGTCATAA
- a CDS encoding DUF4178 domain-containing protein produces MLKWLRNLFGSKKEKPDEKLTYDPTNVQVKDLRKGAFLDYDLQTWEVKAQYEYDWGDRYFTFEFLLATVEEKRFLHYEEDDGELECTLTEKIRVSSIDADIPEEIHRNGTPPKEITYTYKEKEITFYRDEEGTARFRDVDTRNWEEVTSWSYYDEAEKHVLSVEQWGEKEFEAAVGLVVDESEFSNIILP; encoded by the coding sequence ATGCTTAAATGGTTACGCAACTTGTTTGGTAGTAAAAAAGAAAAACCTGACGAAAAATTAACTTATGATCCAACCAATGTCCAAGTCAAAGACTTAAGGAAGGGTGCTTTTTTGGATTATGATCTCCAAACCTGGGAAGTCAAAGCTCAATATGAATATGATTGGGGTGATAGGTACTTTACTTTTGAATTTTTGCTGGCAACAGTAGAAGAAAAAAGGTTCTTACATTATGAAGAAGATGATGGAGAACTGGAATGTACCCTCACCGAAAAAATCAGAGTAAGTTCAATTGATGCTGATATTCCTGAAGAGATTCACCGAAATGGTACTCCTCCCAAAGAAATTACTTACACTTACAAAGAAAAAGAAATTACGTTTTACCGGGATGAAGAAGGTACCGCACGTTTTAGAGATGTGGATACACGTAATTGGGAAGAAGTAACTTCTTGGAGTTATTACGACGAAGCTGAAAAACATGTGCTTTCTGTTGAACAATGGGGAGAAAAAGAGTTTGAAGCGGCAGTTGGTTTGGTGGTAGACGAAAGTGAATTTAGTAACATTATTTTACCTTAA